The Bacillus sp. Y1 genome has a window encoding:
- the menC gene encoding o-succinylbenzoate synthase, translating into MRIERIKLSVISMKLKTPFTTHLGTVDEREGIVIEVINREGVSGFGEVVAFSSPWYTEETVQTSLHMLKEFFIPLLFHYRIKHPSEVTPIFNKLRRNFMAKAGLEMAIWDLYAKGRNQSLSSLLGGSQDRIPSGVVVGAKSIKETLLQIERNLENGYKRVKVKISPQNDYDYIQSIRSHFPHVQIMADANSAYTLKDINRLKALDEFGLLMIEQPLGYDDIVEHAKLQSVLQTPICLDESIVTFDDAKKAIELGSCRVINIKAGRVGGIQTVKDIHDYCLEKGVPVWCGGMLEFGISRAHNIAIASLPNFTIAGDISASSRYWDEDITTPEVIVRNGMIDVPSGPGIGFEMNRKRLKDVTIFEESFTK; encoded by the coding sequence ATGAGAATTGAGAGAATTAAGCTATCAGTTATCTCCATGAAATTAAAGACTCCGTTTACCACTCATTTAGGTACGGTGGATGAACGAGAAGGGATTGTAATAGAGGTAATCAATCGGGAGGGAGTGTCTGGGTTTGGGGAGGTAGTTGCCTTTTCCTCTCCGTGGTATACGGAAGAGACCGTTCAAACCTCCTTACATATGTTAAAAGAATTTTTTATCCCATTGCTCTTCCATTATCGCATTAAGCATCCGAGTGAGGTCACTCCGATTTTTAACAAACTCCGGAGAAACTTTATGGCCAAAGCAGGTCTTGAGATGGCAATTTGGGATCTATATGCAAAGGGAAGAAATCAGTCATTATCAAGCCTGCTTGGAGGATCTCAAGATAGAATTCCATCAGGAGTAGTGGTTGGGGCCAAGTCGATAAAAGAGACACTTTTACAAATTGAAAGAAATCTTGAGAACGGCTACAAACGTGTGAAGGTAAAAATTTCTCCACAAAATGATTACGATTATATCCAATCAATCAGATCTCATTTTCCCCATGTTCAAATAATGGCCGATGCAAATTCTGCCTATACATTAAAGGATATCAATCGATTAAAGGCACTTGATGAGTTTGGATTGCTAATGATCGAACAACCATTAGGGTACGATGATATTGTCGAGCATGCGAAGCTACAGTCAGTGCTCCAAACACCGATTTGTTTAGATGAGAGTATTGTAACTTTTGACGATGCAAAGAAAGCGATTGAGCTAGGGAGCTGCCGGGTTATTAATATAAAAGCTGGCAGAGTAGGCGGCATTCAAACGGTAAAGGACATTCATGATTATTGTTTGGAAAAAGGAGTACCCGTCTGGTGTGGGGGAATGCTGGAATTTGGGATCTCCAGAGCACACAACATCGCTATTGCTTCTCTACCTAATTTCACGATTGCCGGAGATATTTCGGCAAGCAGCCGATACTGGGATGAGGACATTACAACTCCTGAAGTGATTGTCCGTAATGGAATGATTGATGTTCCAAGTGGTCCTGGAATTGGTTTTGAGATGAATCGTAAAAGGTTGAAAGACGTAACGATTTTTGAGGAAAGTTTTACGAAATAA